A DNA window from Leptolyngbya sp. KIOST-1 contains the following coding sequences:
- a CDS encoding TIGR01777 family oxidoreductase: MKIAITGATGFVGSRLVERLQADGHSIVVLTRSVDHGRQVFPAANFPQVEVVGYSPQESGDWQTGVLSGCDGVVNLAGAPISERWSDEHKQAIMDSRKVGTEKLVEALAKADPKPAVWVNASAIGYYGTSETATFDETSTPIDNDFLSQVCQSWEGAAQPVKDYGTRLVILRLGIVLGMGGAVAKMLTPFRMFAGGPIGSGQQWFSWIHRDDVVNLIVQALQDPQMEGVYNATAPNPVRMGEFCKTLGKVLNRPSWLPVPDFVLEAILGDGAQVVLEGQQVLPKRTEASGFSYQYALVKDALDDIV; this comes from the coding sequence ATGAAAATTGCAATTACTGGAGCCACGGGCTTCGTCGGTAGTCGCCTGGTAGAGCGGCTCCAGGCCGACGGGCACAGCATTGTCGTGCTCACCCGCAGCGTTGACCATGGTCGGCAGGTATTTCCTGCTGCCAACTTTCCTCAGGTCGAGGTTGTGGGCTACAGCCCGCAGGAGTCAGGCGACTGGCAAACAGGCGTGCTCTCCGGCTGCGATGGGGTAGTCAACCTGGCCGGAGCCCCGATCTCGGAGCGCTGGAGCGACGAGCACAAACAGGCCATCATGGACAGCCGCAAGGTGGGTACCGAAAAGCTGGTTGAAGCCCTGGCCAAGGCCGATCCCAAACCTGCGGTGTGGGTCAACGCCTCCGCCATTGGCTACTACGGCACCAGCGAAACCGCCACCTTTGACGAGACCAGCACCCCCATCGACAACGACTTTCTCTCCCAGGTGTGTCAGTCCTGGGAAGGGGCGGCTCAGCCGGTCAAAGACTACGGCACCCGCCTGGTGATCTTGCGCCTTGGGATCGTGCTGGGCATGGGCGGCGCGGTGGCCAAAATGCTCACCCCCTTTCGCATGTTTGCCGGCGGACCCATTGGCAGCGGTCAGCAGTGGTTTTCCTGGATTCACCGCGACGATGTTGTCAACCTGATTGTGCAGGCGCTGCAAGATCCCCAGATGGAGGGCGTGTACAACGCGACCGCCCCCAACCCCGTACGCATGGGCGAATTTTGCAAAACCCTGGGCAAGGTGCTCAACCGCCCCTCCTGGCTGCCGGTGCCCGACTTCGTGCTGGAGGCCATTTTGGGCGATGGAGCCCAGGTGGTTCTGGAAGGTCAGCAGGTGCTACCCAAACGCACCGAAGCCAGCGGCTTTAGCTATCAATACGCCCTGGTCAAAGACGCCCTGGACGACATTGTCTAA
- the pdxH gene encoding pyridoxamine 5'-phosphate oxidase has translation MDVGELRRDYTQRGLDITDLDPDPFVQFERWFQQARDADLLEPNALVLSTVSAEGAPYQRTVLLKYFDRDGFVFFTNYGSRKAQHIATNAQVSMLFPWYPLERQLAIAGTASKISAAESLRYFSSRPRSSQLGAWVSQQSSIISSRQLLEMQFEKMKEKFLHQEVPLPDFWGGYRVRPISFEFWQGRPSRLHDRFLYSRKETQWAIARLSP, from the coding sequence ATGGATGTTGGTGAACTGCGCCGCGACTATACCCAGCGGGGGCTAGACATTACCGATCTCGACCCCGACCCCTTTGTCCAGTTTGAGCGGTGGTTTCAGCAGGCTCGTGACGCCGATCTGCTGGAGCCCAACGCGCTGGTGCTGTCCACCGTGTCGGCGGAAGGCGCGCCCTACCAGCGCACGGTATTACTCAAGTATTTCGATCGCGACGGCTTTGTATTTTTCACCAACTACGGCAGCCGCAAAGCTCAGCACATCGCGACCAATGCCCAGGTTTCCATGCTGTTTCCCTGGTACCCGCTGGAGCGGCAGCTGGCGATCGCAGGCACGGCCAGCAAAATTTCGGCCGCAGAGTCGCTCCGGTACTTTTCGTCGCGCCCTCGCAGCAGCCAGCTGGGGGCCTGGGTATCGCAGCAGAGCAGCATTATCTCCTCGCGGCAGCTGCTGGAGATGCAGTTTGAAAAAATGAAGGAAAAGTTTCTCCATCAGGAGGTGCCCCTGCCCGACTTCTGGGGCGGCTACCGAGTCAGGCCCATCAGCTTTGAGTTTTGGCAGGGGCGACCCAGCCGCCTGCACGATCGCTTTTTGTACAGCCGAAAAGAGACCCAGTGGGCGATCGCCCGTCTATCTCCTTAA
- a CDS encoding Uma2 family endonuclease, whose translation MSDGSVNQGRILRNLMRLMDATCGHSLYEVLPRGVQVWLPEQGLGVYPDLLVVAGEPLLHDGQDNRVLNPCVMFEILSEPTPGYSPDAATLPERGGMFNLCRTIPYLQAYLFVHQTEARVEQFYRAEEHLWGMTTQSGLDSVVELAITDVRLPMMDIYARVDFSLVV comes from the coding sequence ATGAGTGATGGTTCGGTTAACCAGGGCCGCATTTTGCGCAATCTGATGCGGTTGATGGATGCCACCTGCGGCCACAGCCTCTACGAGGTGCTGCCCCGAGGGGTGCAGGTGTGGCTGCCTGAGCAGGGGTTGGGGGTGTATCCCGACCTGCTGGTGGTGGCAGGGGAGCCGCTGCTGCACGACGGGCAGGACAATCGGGTGCTCAACCCCTGCGTGATGTTTGAGATTTTGAGCGAGCCGACCCCCGGCTATAGTCCCGATGCGGCCACTTTGCCCGAGCGGGGCGGGATGTTTAACCTCTGTCGTACGATTCCCTACCTGCAGGCCTACCTGTTTGTACACCAGACCGAGGCTCGGGTGGAGCAGTTTTACCGGGCTGAGGAGCACCTGTGGGGGATGACGACTCAATCGGGGCTGGATTCGGTGGTGGAGTTGGCCATTACCGATGTCCGGCTGCCAATGATGGACATCTACGCACGGGTCGATTTTAGTCTGGTGGTTTAG
- a CDS encoding TldD/PmbA family protein: MADAIDQAVIDQAKARVQELCDRWGPRVDYLAIRLEQSEGTDIFLRGGRAETLSEAIAIGGHVRACYRGGWGFASFNDLESLVACVESAVGAARLVGHDETLLAPIEPVQVVRRLPLAGTDPRSIPLARKKTLCSHYADLLQSLDSRITTTSVRYTDVAQRVLLVTSEGTLIDQAWSDMEMRFAATARDGDTVQTGRETTGSRKAYEDLEHLDAQVMEAARRAVAALELPPVRGGAYDVVIDPVLTGLFVHEAFGHLSEADMAYENPDLLESMSMGRRFGPDNLQIFDGAAPEGHRGSYFYDDEGTPATTTQLIQDGMLVGRLHSRETAGKLGEQPTGNARCLNYHYSPLVRMTNTWIERGSTPVNDLFADIKEGVYARNWLEGMTNGEMFTFTAGEAWMIRNGQLAEPVRDVTLSGNVFRTLADIEAIGDDFYWDESGGCGKGGQNGLPVGCGGPSLRIRNVVVGGEAEDWYE, from the coding sequence ATGGCAGACGCGATTGACCAGGCCGTTATTGATCAGGCAAAGGCCCGAGTGCAGGAACTCTGCGATCGCTGGGGGCCGCGGGTAGACTACCTGGCAATTCGGTTGGAGCAGTCTGAGGGCACCGACATCTTTTTGCGGGGCGGCAGGGCGGAAACCCTGAGCGAGGCGATCGCGATCGGAGGCCACGTGCGGGCCTGCTATCGGGGGGGCTGGGGCTTTGCCAGTTTTAACGACCTGGAGAGCCTGGTCGCCTGTGTGGAGTCGGCCGTCGGTGCGGCCCGCCTGGTGGGCCACGACGAAACCCTGCTGGCCCCGATCGAACCAGTCCAAGTGGTCCGTCGTCTGCCCCTGGCGGGCACCGATCCCCGCTCCATTCCCCTGGCCCGCAAAAAAACACTCTGCAGCCACTACGCCGATTTACTCCAGAGCCTGGACAGCCGGATTACAACCACATCGGTACGCTACACAGACGTGGCCCAGCGGGTGCTGTTGGTCACCTCTGAAGGGACTCTGATCGACCAGGCCTGGTCAGACATGGAAATGCGGTTTGCTGCCACCGCCCGCGACGGCGATACGGTACAAACCGGGCGAGAAACTACGGGTTCGCGCAAAGCCTACGAGGATTTGGAACATCTGGATGCCCAGGTGATGGAGGCGGCCCGGCGGGCGGTGGCCGCCCTGGAGTTGCCCCCGGTACGCGGGGGTGCCTACGATGTGGTGATTGACCCCGTGCTGACCGGCCTGTTTGTCCATGAGGCCTTTGGTCATCTGTCGGAGGCCGACATGGCCTACGAAAACCCTGACCTGCTGGAGTCGATGAGCATGGGCCGTCGCTTTGGCCCCGACAACCTGCAAATTTTCGATGGGGCGGCTCCCGAAGGTCACCGGGGCAGCTACTTCTACGATGACGAAGGCACTCCGGCCACCACCACCCAACTCATTCAGGATGGGATGCTGGTGGGGCGGCTGCACTCTCGCGAAACGGCGGGAAAACTGGGGGAGCAGCCCACCGGCAACGCCCGCTGCCTCAACTACCACTATTCGCCCCTGGTGCGCATGACCAACACCTGGATCGAGCGCGGCAGCACCCCCGTCAATGACCTGTTTGCCGACATCAAAGAAGGGGTCTACGCCCGCAATTGGCTGGAGGGCATGACCAACGGCGAAATGTTCACCTTTACGGCGGGTGAGGCCTGGATGATTCGCAATGGGCAACTGGCTGAGCCGGTGCGGGATGTCACGCTGTCTGGCAATGTGTTTCGCACTCTGGCGGATATTGAGGCGATCGGCGACGATTTTTACTGGGATGAGTCGGGGGGCTGCGGCAAGGGCGGCCAAAATGGACTGCCCGTAGGCTGCGGCGGGCCTAGCCTCCGAATTCGCAACGTCGTGGTGGGGGGCGAAGCTGAAGACTGGTATGAGTGA
- a CDS encoding DUF3611 family protein, whose translation MTTDFDYTLPPAVRRISGSFRLVGWISFWTQVVLAAISSLVLLFASINLTARSGAGGGNPGTGVGLLFAALGLVAVYFNIFWAFRYVRLGRRLRSRDTTKRPSPKDALQALRLGTGISMVGMLITLFGSQALIGSLLGKALAQPQGSTVFIPGNINQFVEAFDIFVVQANTNTLLAHFVSLAATLWLLRTVNRA comes from the coding sequence ATGACTACTGACTTCGACTACACCCTCCCGCCCGCCGTACGGCGCATATCGGGCTCCTTTCGCCTGGTGGGCTGGATTAGCTTTTGGACCCAGGTGGTGCTGGCAGCCATCTCTAGCCTGGTGCTACTGTTTGCCAGCATCAATCTAACCGCGCGATCGGGGGCTGGGGGAGGTAACCCCGGCACGGGCGTGGGGCTGTTGTTTGCCGCCCTGGGGTTGGTAGCCGTTTACTTCAACATTTTTTGGGCCTTTCGCTATGTCCGTCTGGGGAGACGCCTGCGCAGCCGCGACACCACCAAGCGGCCCAGTCCAAAAGATGCCCTCCAGGCGCTGCGGTTGGGTACTGGCATTAGCATGGTCGGCATGTTGATCACCCTGTTTGGCAGTCAGGCGCTGATTGGCTCCCTGCTGGGCAAGGCCCTGGCCCAGCCCCAGGGAAGTACAGTATTTATACCCGGCAACATCAACCAGTTTGTCGAGGCCTTCGACATTTTTGTGGTGCAGGCCAATACCAACACCCTGCTGGCCCATTTTGTGTCCCTGGCCGCCACCCTGTGGTTATTGAGAACCGTAAATCGAGCCTAG
- the fabG gene encoding 3-oxoacyl-[acyl-carrier-protein] reductase codes for MSASSPSLEGQVAIVTGASRGIGRAVAIALAAAGAQVVVNYARSSTAADQVVTDIAAAGGSALALQADVSQADQVDALIAGTLEKFGRVDILVNNAGITRDTLLLRMKPEDWQAVIDLNLTGVFLCTRAVAKIMLKQRSGRIINIASVAGQMGNPGQANYSAAKAGVIGFTKTVAKELASRGVTANAVAPGFIETDMTGDLPNTEDILKFIPLGRFGQPEDIAGMVKFLAVDPAAAYITGQVFNVDGGMVMA; via the coding sequence ATGAGCGCATCATCCCCATCCCTGGAAGGCCAGGTTGCTATTGTGACGGGGGCCTCGCGGGGCATTGGTCGGGCCGTGGCGATCGCCCTGGCGGCGGCCGGGGCTCAGGTGGTGGTCAACTATGCCCGCTCCAGCACCGCCGCCGATCAGGTGGTGACTGACATTGCCGCCGCAGGGGGTAGCGCCCTGGCGCTTCAGGCCGATGTTTCCCAGGCCGACCAGGTGGATGCGCTGATTGCGGGCACCCTGGAGAAGTTTGGCCGGGTCGATATTTTGGTCAACAATGCGGGCATTACCCGCGACACCCTGCTGCTGCGGATGAAGCCCGAAGACTGGCAGGCCGTGATCGATTTGAACCTGACCGGAGTCTTTTTGTGTACCCGCGCTGTGGCCAAGATCATGCTGAAGCAGCGATCGGGCCGAATTATTAATATTGCTTCGGTGGCGGGACAGATGGGCAACCCCGGTCAGGCCAACTACAGCGCCGCCAAGGCCGGGGTGATTGGCTTTACCAAGACCGTCGCCAAGGAATTGGCCAGCCGTGGGGTAACGGCCAATGCGGTCGCCCCCGGCTTTATCGAAACCGACATGACGGGGGATCTGCCCAACACAGAGGACATTCTCAAGTTCATTCCCCTGGGCCGGTTTGGCCAGCCCGAAGACATTGCGGGCATGGTGAAATTTCTTGCCGTCGACCCGGCGGCGGCCTACATCACTGGCCAGGTGTTCAATGTCGACGGCGGTATGGTGATGGCTTAG
- a CDS encoding prepilin-type N-terminal cleavage/methylation domain-containing protein, with protein MKRLRTSAKQSESGFTLIELLVVVVIAAVLAAIAAPSWFAFSSRQRAIAVRSDVIQAMRNAQQDAIQLRQARRVEVVTTAANPTLRIGSVDFTDPANPVFNGRNQELGGDANRTGQITLRAFSVAANGTQTPVNNIAFDYRGLPLERNNLPFVIVIDGGAGTIQQCVIVANLLGSLKTANNTECNNPRVGLN; from the coding sequence ATGAAACGCCTGCGCACATCGGCTAAACAATCTGAATCAGGCTTTACCCTGATTGAACTGCTGGTGGTGGTGGTAATTGCGGCGGTGCTGGCGGCGATCGCGGCACCGAGTTGGTTTGCATTTTCCAGTCGTCAGCGGGCGATCGCAGTGCGAAGCGACGTCATTCAGGCAATGAGAAATGCCCAGCAGGACGCCATTCAGCTGCGGCAGGCCCGCCGGGTAGAAGTGGTGACCACCGCCGCCAACCCCACCCTGAGAATTGGATCTGTAGATTTCACAGATCCAGCTAACCCTGTATTTAACGGTAGAAATCAAGAACTGGGTGGCGATGCCAACCGCACCGGGCAAATTACGCTGAGAGCCTTTAGCGTCGCGGCTAACGGTACGCAGACCCCCGTGAACAATATCGCCTTTGACTATCGGGGTTTGCCTTTGGAGCGCAACAATCTGCCCTTTGTCATTGTCATTGACGGTGGGGCGGGCACCATTCAGCAGTGTGTGATTGTGGCCAACCTGCTGGGCAGTCTCAAAACCGCCAACAATACCGAGTGCAACAATCCCCGGGTTGGTCTGAACTGA
- a CDS encoding PilW family protein: MGRRGFTLIELLVAIAVGSLIVGTMLFLVVELLRINRREEILTQTQQDMRRAIDYITRDAGEAVFIYSTPAEVVGQLNDFPRAGEVPVLAFWRLDPLDPTNANVRTFFNTACSATFTGARLNECNTLRLRQGYYTLVVYAQQQNTGNDIWGGRSRIIRYELPKYTAGGLANLNITPGYAEPTGTTNNFANWTSAGNTPRNISVLTDFVDNTDANQATTGLCPDGYLQTPANANNFYACVLEGTTRANPNDAALTTGSNQTLIVFLRGNADTQNSALGSFSQAGALPTLRSEVLIRGVLDKQPGL; encoded by the coding sequence ATGGGTCGGCGCGGCTTTACGCTGATAGAGCTGCTGGTGGCGATCGCCGTTGGGTCGCTGATTGTGGGCACGATGCTCTTTCTGGTGGTTGAGCTACTCCGGATCAACCGTAGAGAGGAAATTCTCACCCAGACCCAGCAGGACATGCGCCGCGCCATCGACTACATCACCCGCGATGCTGGCGAAGCTGTCTTTATCTACTCCACCCCGGCTGAGGTTGTTGGCCAGTTAAATGACTTTCCACGGGCTGGCGAAGTACCGGTGCTGGCCTTTTGGCGGCTAGACCCCCTCGACCCCACTAATGCAAACGTTCGTACCTTTTTTAACACCGCGTGTTCAGCGACCTTCACCGGAGCAAGGCTCAACGAGTGCAATACTCTACGCCTGCGCCAGGGCTACTACACGCTGGTGGTCTACGCCCAGCAGCAAAACACTGGCAACGACATTTGGGGCGGTCGCTCCAGAATTATCCGTTACGAGCTGCCTAAGTATACCGCCGGTGGGTTGGCTAACCTGAACATTACACCGGGCTATGCCGAACCCACCGGCACCACAAATAACTTTGCCAACTGGACGAGTGCGGGCAACACTCCCCGTAACATCTCGGTGCTCACCGACTTTGTCGATAACACCGACGCTAACCAGGCGACTACTGGCCTCTGTCCGGATGGGTACCTGCAAACTCCAGCCAATGCCAATAACTTTTATGCCTGTGTCCTGGAAGGAACGACTCGGGCTAATCCCAACGATGCGGCCTTAACTACTGGCAGCAACCAGACGCTGATTGTATTTTTGAGGGGCAATGCCGATACCCAAAACTCAGCCCTGGGCTCGTTCTCCCAGGCAGGGGCGTTGCCCACCCTGCGGTCTGAGGTGCTAATTCGAGGTGTATTGGACAAGCAGCCAGGGCTGTAG
- a CDS encoding prepilin-type N-terminal cleavage/methylation domain-containing protein produces the protein MINNRLKRYLYRVGGYSPAQGQQGLTLIECLVAIIIVGLIGSAIAPALVISVATRVQSQKAEQALEVAQSEIDRVRLLVERSTANTGNLPPSTTITGTNPDRRVAEVAGPNFGAPVAAPTTAFQTREVNLNGNRFAVQSYRTPGRFVGSVPVTFAMGVRVYDYDAVLTGTGSLDKDPAALRMVNGVGQRGRRPLVALYTTVTSGESGNSLCQYIQHLNAAASVPSGCN, from the coding sequence GTGATCAACAACAGACTCAAGCGCTATCTCTACCGGGTTGGGGGCTACTCCCCAGCCCAGGGGCAGCAAGGGCTGACCCTGATTGAATGTCTGGTAGCCATTATTATCGTGGGTCTAATTGGTAGCGCCATTGCTCCCGCCCTGGTCATTTCGGTGGCCACTCGGGTGCAAAGCCAGAAGGCCGAGCAGGCATTGGAAGTGGCCCAGTCTGAAATCGATCGGGTGCGGCTGCTGGTCGAGCGCTCTACTGCTAATACCGGCAACCTGCCTCCCTCCACCACAATTACAGGCACTAACCCAGATCGGAGGGTGGCAGAGGTGGCAGGGCCAAACTTTGGTGCACCAGTAGCGGCGCCAACGACTGCATTTCAAACCCGTGAAGTTAACCTCAACGGCAACCGGTTTGCGGTGCAGTCTTACCGTACCCCTGGTCGTTTTGTGGGCAGTGTGCCGGTTACCTTTGCCATGGGTGTGCGAGTGTACGACTACGATGCGGTGCTGACCGGCACCGGTAGCCTGGACAAGGACCCGGCCGCCCTACGCATGGTCAATGGCGTGGGGCAGCGGGGACGGCGTCCGCTTGTGGCTCTGTACACAACAGTGACTTCGGGTGAGAGCGGCAATTCTCTCTGTCAATACATTCAGCATCTCAATGCCGCAGCGTCGGTACCCAGCGGCTGTAACTAA